The Solanum lycopersicum chromosome 6, SLM_r2.1 genome has a window encoding:
- the LOC101253695 gene encoding uncharacterized protein, which produces MDQNLPIIAKKFWKIVRVAYFMLRKGLSSKRKLMFDLNLLMKRGKIAGKAVFQNLMFQGHSNNIHQSISKEYYEFSCSNSPAFHLPFNMNKRINKHNHNAVPDDVSMMNAAVLKALEMLQSETASPALPGFGRTPTVRQLRITDSPFPLTSDADNISHIDEKADEFISRFYRDLRREASAFA; this is translated from the coding sequence ATGGATCAAAATTTGCCAATTATAGCGAAAAAATTCTGGAAGATAGTTCGCGTGGCTTACTTCATGTTGAGAAAAGGATTATCATCAAAGAGAAAACTAATGTTTGATCTCAACTTATTAATGAAACGTGGTAAGATTGCTGGAAAAGCCGTCTTCCAAAATCTGATGTTCCAGGGCCATAGTAATAATATTCATCAATCAATTTCAAAAGAGTATTACGAGTTCAGCTGCAGTAACAGCCCTGCTTTTCACCTACCCTTCAACATGAACAAGCGCATTAATAAGCACAATCACAATGCAGTACCTGACGATGTTTCAATGATGAACGCTGCCGTTCTGAAGGCATTAGAAATGCTTCAGAGCGAAACAGCATCACCTGCTTTGCCTGGATTTGGAAGGACTCCAACGGTCAGGCAATTAAGAATCACTGATTCGCCTTTTCCTCTAACATCAGATGCTGATAACATCAGCCACATAGACGAAAAGGCTGATGAATTTATTTCTCGATTCTATAGAGATTTGAGAAGGGAAGCTTCTGCCTTTGCTTAA